From the genome of Acidaminococcus sp.:
AGGGCTGCCTGCCCGCCCTTTGTAGCAAGGGCCAGGTTCTTCGCCTCTTCCCAGTGATCTTTGCGCAGGGCACGGCAGAAATTCTCCGTAAAGGCTTTTTCCGTATCCGCTCTGTGAAAGAAGGCGATACGGTTCAAAATGACCGCAACGGAAATAATTGAACAAAAAAGCAGCGGCCACATGACAGGCCCGCCTTTTGAAAAATATTCCATACCCAGATAAATCGCTTTCATTTCTTTATCTCCCTCCGGCGAAAATTGCTTGCACCGTCTGTTTCCATTAACTTATAAGATACGCTCCACCCTCGATTCAAGGGCTTCCTCCTGCTGTTCCTCAGCAAGACGAACCAGGGATATCGAGTCGCCGTTTCTGCGCACATGACAGGGCATTCCATAAGCCTCACTGACGGCCTCATCCTGAAGCACTTCTTCCCAGGTTCCGTCCCGAATAATCCGGCCACCGCCGACAAGGATCAGGCGGCTGCAGAACCTTACGGCCTGCGTTAAATCGTGGAGCGCCGTCACCACACTTTTGCCGTGATGGGACAGGCTCTGCAAAATCCGAAAAACATCATTTTCCTGGATCGGGTCCAGCGACGCTGTCGGCTCATCCAAAAGGTACAACTCGCCTTGCTGCATCAAGGTTCGCGCCAGCATCACGCGCTGCTTCTGACCGCCGGACAGAACAGTCACAGGCTGCTCGGCAAACTGCTCCATCCCTACGAGGGCAAGGCACTGCCGGGCCCGTGCTTCATCTTCTCCGCCCCGGCGCCACCATGACAGGTGCGCGTATTGTCCCAGGAGAACCACATCCAGGGCCCGATACGCAAAAGGCACCGGGCAGTTCTGCGGAAGATAGGCAATGTGCCGCGCCAATTCCTTCCGTTTCCACGAACCCATTGAAAGTTCTTTAAAGGACACATCGCCCTTGAGAGGCGGCAAAAGGCCGGCCATAGTTCGGAGCAGTGTGCTTTTCCCGCCGCCGTTCGGTCCGATGAGACCGATACATTCTCCCGGCTCTATGGTGAGCGTAACGCCGCGAAGTACGCGGGATTTATCGTACCCTAGCACGGCATTTTTAAGATGCAGCATGATCAATATCCTTTCAGGAGTTCTTCCGGTTCCGGCGGAAAAAGCATTTTATCATAAGCAGCGTTGGCCATTGCCTTGATGCCATAAATCAGATGCGGTGAAGCATCGTACACATAACGGTCGGGCAGGGCAACAAACCTCACGTACCCCTGCAGTTCGGCATAGGCAGGATCCTGCAGAAACTGGTTCTTTAACGCGTCATACGCTTCCTTATCTTCGGCAGAAGGTTGGGAAAGCAGGATAAAATCAGGATGGGAAGCAAGGACTGCTTCCTTCGAAAATTCCATGCCATTTTTCAGGCCGCCCGCAGACAGGCCATTCACCCATCCGCCGCGGGCCGCCAGTTCATCATAAAGAGAACCGGCCCCACCGTAGCGGCTCATCAGTGACAGCAAGATGCCTACCGGTTTATGGCCCTGCTGTCTGCCTACAACGGTTTCAATCTGGTCAAGCTCATTTTCCATCGTCCGGATCACTTTGCGGCCGACAGCTTCCTGGTGAAGGACCTGTCCCATAAGCCGCACATTATCTTCTACTTCCGCTACCGTCACAGGTCCGTGGCAGACAAAGACGGGAATTCCCATTTCCTCCAGTTTCTCGACGAGAGAAGGATCGGACCACGTCGAAGCAAAGAATACGTCGGGATGGCATGCAGCCACACTTTCCGGCGTAAACTGCCGCATCTTGGGCAGCTTTTTCGTTTCATTGGCAATAAAAGAGATGGTCGGTTCCCCGTCAAGGTAATAAGCGCCGGCAAAACGGCTTGCCGGTACGAGGGTCATGGCTGTTTCATCCAGGTGGAGCGAATCGGTCAGGATTTTTTTCGGTTCTGCCGAAAAAGCAACGGCTTTGCCACGGGCATCAGTCACCGTGTAGGCGCTTTTACCCGTCAGCCTGCCGCAGCCACAGAGAAGCAGGCACAGAAAGATAACCAGTCCGAAAAAAAGCTGCTCTTTTCTTTTCATGCCTGCCCCTCCCTTATCTTCTGATTGTTCCCGTAAAAAATAGAGGAATCACCGCCTGCGATTCCTCTATTATAGCATGGTTATTGACGGTTGAAAGTACCTGTTTTCCGCCTTAGAACTTGTATTCTGCTCCGACTACAAAACGTCTGCCGGGCATCGGATAATTGTCCTGCCCATCAACAACTCCGCTGTACTCAGCGTAAGCTGCGTTGTTCAAGTTGTAGCAATTGATAAAGCCGGTCCAATTATGAGTAAAGTTATACCGGGCAGTCAAATCCATGGTGAAGTAATGATTTTCCCCAAAGTAGGATTCCGACAATCCGGAAGCACCGCGCCCGGTCAGGGACACGCTGAGTTTCGGATCATGATATCTGATTCCTGCCTGGAAGTAGTTCGGTGCATAATGGTCATCACGGACGTATCCGGATCCGTTATTTGTATCATTATCCACTTTCACATACGTGTAAGCAGCATTGACATCCCAGTTATCATTCAAATGATGAACCAAGGATAAGGACATACCGCGCTTTTTCTGTTTATCGATGTTCACGGCATGATAGCTCCAGTCAGGATAGGAAACCCAGTTGATTGCATCCCTCAGCTGGCTGTAAAACGCGGTAATGCTGCCTTCCGTTTTGGGCGTCAGCTTGAAATTATAGCCCAGGTTATATACATTGCCTTTTTCCGGCTTCAGGTCTTCGTTGCCGAACATCATATAGTCGCCCTGATACCAGAACAAATCGTCAGTCGTAGGTGCTCTGAAGACCGAGTTCCAGGACAAGTAAGCGTTGCTGTCCTGACTGAACTTTTTATTGAAAGCAATGCTGCCGGTAGTCCGGCTTCCTGCCTTGCTGTGATTATCATAGCGGACGCCGGTGTTGACCTGCCAGGTCGGAGCAAATTTCCATTGATCCTGCAGGAATACAGCCTTGTTATTATACCCCTTCGTGCCTTCGTATACACCCGTGTGGTCTACCTTCACATTTCGATACTCAGCCCCGGCCACCAGAGTATTATTGTCAGACAGGGCAAAATTCTGCTGTCCTTCGACAGCCCAGTTGCGTTCGGACATTTCGCCGTCATTATAAGCATTGGTACCAAAATTCCGATATCCTAAATAATTCCGGTATACCTGGAGATATCCGCTGTTTTCAGCATTGCGATTCCAGTCGTAGCGTACACCGAAATTATTCGTCTTTTTGGCAGTATGGCGCTGATCCGTATTGGGCTGATAAGAATATGTATAATAATCAAACCCGTATAACCCGGCAAGGAAGTTTCCTTCCAGATTAGAATAATCATAGTTAATAGTCAGACCGTCATCCTTGGTGAAATCCTGCGTCAATTTCAGGGAAATTGCATCCTGCGTGTAATCCGACTGACCATCCCATTGTTTCGTATTGCCATCCGTATCCTTATATTTCAGATGAGAGGCTTTATTACGGCTGGCGCCCACTTGAAGGCCTGTCTTGTTGACTTTCCCGCCAAAAGATACACTTAAATCCTGCGTACCCCAGGAGCCGTATCCGACATGGACTGTGCCGGTAGTTTCTTCTGGAGTCTTCGTGATGATGTTCACCACTCCTCCAACAGCATCTGCACCGTACAGTGTAGAAGCACCGCCCTTGACGACTTCAATCCGGTCAATCATGCTGACCGGAGGCAGCGTGTTGGCATCAATGGTAGCTTTCCCCCTTGATACACCGACGCTGTTATTGAATCTGCGGCCATCTACCATTACAAGAACGCGGTCATCCCCATTCAGCATAATCATGCGTTCAAAGGCAGGGCCGCTGGCATTCAGCACTCTTGCACCCGGCACATCTTCGATGGCATCGGTGACTGTCCTGTACCCTCTTTCCGCAATCTGATCACTCGTGATTACGGTTACGTCGGCCGGCGTATCTACCTTCTTGTTAGGAATACGATTCGCCGTAATGACAATCTCTTCTGTTTCTGCATCATTACTTGTCTCAGCCTCAGCTCCCCAGGCTGTGGCTGTGCTCCCCATTACCAGTAAGCTCAATACCCCTGCCGTCAATGCCTTCTTCCCATGATAGTACATAAACATCCTCCTCTGAAACAACTTCTATTGTGAAAACACTAGTTATTGTAGTACATCTCATAGCAAAATACAATATGTAGTAGATAAATTTTACAAAGCATACTACAGGTAGTTTTTTCTTTCAGTGACAGATTAGATAAGGAGGCTTCTGTAATAAAAAAATTCTGGTCGGCACCGCCTTCCCCCATAAAAGGAAAAGCAGATTTGACCAGAACTTTTTATTTGTAGGATACGTGCATCAAAAACAGCCCGCACGCGGGGGCGGCCATCCCGGCCTTTTTCCTGTCGTGCGCCGCCATGACCGCCGCAAAATCGTCTTTTGTCCATTTGCCAGTTCCTACTTTGACAAGACAACCGACAATATTGCGCACCATGCGGTACAAGAAGCCATCGCCCCGGATGGTAAAGAAATAGCGATTTCCTTCCTGCGTCCAATGCGCCTCGTACATCGTCCGTACAGGAGATGTTTCCTGGCTGCCATGATTCTGGAACGACGAAAAATCGTGGGTTCCCACGAGCAGCGCTGCTGCCTCGTTCATCGCGTCGAGAGATATTTTCTCCCGAACCAGCCAGGCAAAACGCTGCGCACAGGGATCCGGAAGCGGTGAATAATCCACTTCGTAACGGTAGGTCTTATCCACGGCATCAAAACGCGCATGAAATTCATCCGGCACGACCTCTGCCTCCCGCAGGGCTATATCCTTCGGAAGCAGGTGAGCTACGGCACGGCGGTAGTTTTCCGGCGGGATAGGAGACGATGTTTCAAAGGAAATCACCTGTCCCAGCGCGTGCACACCGGCATCCGTACGGCCGGCAGCCTTGATCAGAATCGGCTCATGAAGTGCCGTACTCAGCGCTTTTTCCAGAATCTGCTGGATGCCGACGCCATACCGGGTCTGGCGCTGGAATCCCTGATAATCCGTGCCATCGTAAGCAACGATGGCCTTAATCATATGACGCTCACTCATGCTGCCATACCCCAGCGCATGAAAGCGAGCACCGCAAAAAGCAGTACCATGATCACAGCCGTGATACCGTCCGGTTTCCCATAGGAAAGTTCATGCATCCGCGTCCGCCCTTCACCGCCATGATAGCAGCGAGCTTCCATGGCAAGCGCCAGTTCATCAGCACGGCGGAACGAGGAAATGAAAAGCGGAATCAAGATCGGCAGCAGGCTTTTCGCCCGTTTGACCATGTTTCCCGAAGAAAAATCAGCACCGCGCGACATCTGGGCTTTCATGATTCTGTCGGTTTCTTCGAGGAGCGTCGGAATAAAGCGCAGGGCAATCGTCATCATCATGGCCAGTTCATGCGCCGGTACCCCGATTCTTTTGAAGGGGCGCAGGAGACTTTCGATACCGTCCGTCAGCACAATCGGAGACGTGGTGAAAGTCATGAGCGAAGAAATAAGGAGAAGAAGTACCAGGCGGACAGACATCTTGACGCCCATGATAATACCTTCTTCTGTGATATTAAGGAACTGCCAGTGCCAGATGACCTTGCCCGGATCCATGAAGAAATGGACCACCATGGTCAGGATGATGATAAACCACAGGGGTTTGATGGATTTCAGCAGCAGTCCTGCCGGCAGTCTTGCAATCATGGCCGAAATGGCAATGAACGCAATAAGGATACCATAGGACAGCGGGCTGTTCGCCACGAAGACCATGACCATGAAAAAGAGTACCGCCAGGATCTTGGTCCGGGGATCAAGCCGGTGGATTACGGAATTGCCGGGATAGTATTGACCTAACGTAATATCTGTCAGCATCTCTTCCACCCCTTTGCTTTCCGAATGGCTTCAATCAATTCTTCTTTGGTCAGCGGCGTTCCTTTGATAGGGAGTCCAGCCTGCTTTAATTCTTCTGCGAGTTTGACGCTCTCAGGAATATCCATGCTGAGCTTCCGCAGCGTTTTTTTATCATTGGTAAAGATATCCCGTGCGGGCCCGTCCAGGTGCAGCTTGGCATCACTCATCACGAGCAGCCGGTCGGCATAACGCGCTGCCTCTTCCATGGAATGCGTAATCAGGATGACTGCCATCTTACGCTTCTTGAAGATTTCCGTGACCTGTCCGAAAATGCTGTCCCGGCTGATCGGGTCAAGACCGGCACTCGGTTCATCCATGATAAGGTAATCCGGTTCCATGGCGACGACACCGGCAATAGCGACGCGGCGCATCTGCCCGCCTGACAGCTGGAAAGGAGACCGTGCGGCGAATTCGTCAAAATCGAGATTGACGAATTCCATGGCAGCCCGGACGGCTGCGTCCACTTCTTCCGGCGTCTTTCCCTGGTTGCGGGGACCGAATGCGATATCTTCATAAATTGATTCAGCAAAGAGCTGGTGTTCCGGGTACTGGAAAACCATTCCCACTTTGCCGCGGGCTTTTTTAGCCTCCGCTGTTTTACCCTTAAGGTCCACGCCATCCACCCGGACAGAACCCGTATCCGGATGGAGCAGCCCGTTCAGATGCTCGGCAAGCGTTGATTTGCCGCTCCCGGTATGGCCGATCAGTGCCACAAATTCACCTTTGTTGATGGTGAACGATACGTCGTCCAGCGCTTTATGCTCCAGACTCGTATGGGCCATATAGGTATAAGAAATATGATCTACTTCGATGGACATAATGCGTCACACAACTCCTCATGTGTCAGGATAGAAGGCAGGTCATGCCCTTCTTCTTTCAGCGCGTAGGCTACTTCGGCCGCCAGCGGGCTTTCCAGACCCAGCTCGCGGATACGTCCTACCTGCGTGAAAACTTCCTTCGGGGTTCCTTCCATGACAATATGACCGTGATTCATAGCAATGATCCGGTCGGCCAGAATCGCTTCTTCCATTTTGTGCGTAATATAAACAATCGTAATATGCTTTTCCTTATTGAGCGCCAGCACCGTGCGGATGATGTCCTTGCGGCCTTTCGGGTCGAGCATAGCCGTCGG
Proteins encoded in this window:
- a CDS encoding ABC transporter ATP-binding protein; translated protein: MLHLKNAVLGYDKSRVLRGVTLTIEPGECIGLIGPNGGGKSTLLRTMAGLLPPLKGDVSFKELSMGSWKRKELARHIAYLPQNCPVPFAYRALDVVLLGQYAHLSWWRRGGEDEARARQCLALVGMEQFAEQPVTVLSGGQKQRVMLARTLMQQGELYLLDEPTASLDPIQENDVFRILQSLSHHGKSVVTALHDLTQAVRFCSRLILVGGGRIIRDGTWEEVLQDEAVSEAYGMPCHVRRNGDSISLVRLAEEQQEEALESRVERIL
- a CDS encoding ABC transporter substrate-binding protein, producing MKRKEQLFFGLVIFLCLLLCGCGRLTGKSAYTVTDARGKAVAFSAEPKKILTDSLHLDETAMTLVPASRFAGAYYLDGEPTISFIANETKKLPKMRQFTPESVAACHPDVFFASTWSDPSLVEKLEEMGIPVFVCHGPVTVAEVEDNVRLMGQVLHQEAVGRKVIRTMENELDQIETVVGRQQGHKPVGILLSLMSRYGGAGSLYDELAARGGWVNGLSAGGLKNGMEFSKEAVLASHPDFILLSQPSAEDKEAYDALKNQFLQDPAYAELQGYVRFVALPDRYVYDASPHLIYGIKAMANAAYDKMLFPPEPEELLKGY
- a CDS encoding TonB-dependent receptor; the encoded protein is MYYHGKKALTAGVLSLLVMGSTATAWGAEAETSNDAETEEIVITANRIPNKKVDTPADVTVITSDQIAERGYRTVTDAIEDVPGARVLNASGPAFERMIMLNGDDRVLVMVDGRRFNNSVGVSRGKATIDANTLPPVSMIDRIEVVKGGASTLYGADAVGGVVNIITKTPEETTGTVHVGYGSWGTQDLSVSFGGKVNKTGLQVGASRNKASHLKYKDTDGNTKQWDGQSDYTQDAISLKLTQDFTKDDGLTINYDYSNLEGNFLAGLYGFDYYTYSYQPNTDQRHTAKKTNNFGVRYDWNRNAENSGYLQVYRNYLGYRNFGTNAYNDGEMSERNWAVEGQQNFALSDNNTLVAGAEYRNVKVDHTGVYEGTKGYNNKAVFLQDQWKFAPTWQVNTGVRYDNHSKAGSRTTGSIAFNKKFSQDSNAYLSWNSVFRAPTTDDLFWYQGDYMMFGNEDLKPEKGNVYNLGYNFKLTPKTEGSITAFYSQLRDAINWVSYPDWSYHAVNIDKQKKRGMSLSLVHHLNDNWDVNAAYTYVKVDNDTNNGSGYVRDDHYAPNYFQAGIRYHDPKLSVSLTGRGASGLSESYFGENHYFTMDLTARYNFTHNWTGFINCYNLNNAAYAEYSGVVDGQDNYPMPGRRFVVGAEYKF
- the truA gene encoding tRNA pseudouridine(38-40) synthase TruA; protein product: MSERHMIKAIVAYDGTDYQGFQRQTRYGVGIQQILEKALSTALHEPILIKAAGRTDAGVHALGQVISFETSSPIPPENYRRAVAHLLPKDIALREAEVVPDEFHARFDAVDKTYRYEVDYSPLPDPCAQRFAWLVREKISLDAMNEAAALLVGTHDFSSFQNHGSQETSPVRTMYEAHWTQEGNRYFFTIRGDGFLYRMVRNIVGCLVKVGTGKWTKDDFAAVMAAHDRKKAGMAAPACGLFLMHVSYK
- a CDS encoding energy-coupling factor transporter transmembrane protein EcfT; the protein is MLTDITLGQYYPGNSVIHRLDPRTKILAVLFFMVMVFVANSPLSYGILIAFIAISAMIARLPAGLLLKSIKPLWFIIILTMVVHFFMDPGKVIWHWQFLNITEEGIIMGVKMSVRLVLLLLISSLMTFTTSPIVLTDGIESLLRPFKRIGVPAHELAMMMTIALRFIPTLLEETDRIMKAQMSRGADFSSGNMVKRAKSLLPILIPLFISSFRRADELALAMEARCYHGGEGRTRMHELSYGKPDGITAVIMVLLFAVLAFMRWGMAA
- a CDS encoding energy-coupling factor transporter ATPase, giving the protein MSIEVDHISYTYMAHTSLEHKALDDVSFTINKGEFVALIGHTGSGKSTLAEHLNGLLHPDTGSVRVDGVDLKGKTAEAKKARGKVGMVFQYPEHQLFAESIYEDIAFGPRNQGKTPEEVDAAVRAAMEFVNLDFDEFAARSPFQLSGGQMRRVAIAGVVAMEPDYLIMDEPSAGLDPISRDSIFGQVTEIFKKRKMAVILITHSMEEAARYADRLLVMSDAKLHLDGPARDIFTNDKKTLRKLSMDIPESVKLAEELKQAGLPIKGTPLTKEELIEAIRKAKGWKRC